GAGTTGCAACGTCTTGGGTGAAATAAGACTTACTGCAGAAAGCATCCAGTACATTGCATTGTTTGAAAACATGACCCGAGCCAAAATACTTGACTGTATTCCGGAAGAGGAAAGGCTTGTGTATGTTGTAAAGCAGGGCGATATGGGGCTTGCAATAGGCAAAAACGGAGAGCATATAAACCGTGTTAAAAAAGCCCTGGACAAACCAATTGAGCTTGTGGAGTATTCAGAGGATCCTGTAACTTTTATAAAGAATGCCTTCGGACCGGTATCCGTAAGTTCAGTAAACTTTACAACTAAAAATGGCAAGCGATTAGCTTATGTAGAGGTACCCAATAAAGAAAAGGGGCTTGCCATCGGTCGCAACGGCAAGAACATAGAGAAAGTGAAGATGCTTGCCCGTCGTCACCACACTATAGAAGATGTGATCCTGCAATAATATCTCATTAATTTACGTTGATCCATTAATCCGGCGTTGAAGGACAATTCTGGCATTTAATGCCACAATAGGAAACTGTGATCAATTTTTAACTGGAGAAATTTACAATGGCTAAAGGAAAATTTGCAGCTAATATTCTAAAACAAACCAGGAAAGATGCCCGCTGGAAAGATAACTACTACAGCAGGCGTGTTCTTGGTCTAAACGTGAAAGCTGACCCTCTTGGTGGCGCACCGCAGGGCCGGGGTATAGTATTAGAGAAAGTAGGAGTTGAAGCCAAACAGCCGAACTCCGCAATCCGAAAATGCGTAAGGATCCAGCTCATTAAAAACGGGCGTCAGGTAACTGCATTCTGTCCTGGAGACGGCGCAGTAAACTTCATTGATGAACACGATGAAGTTACCGTGGAAAGAATCGGAGGCCGCATGGGCGGTGCTATGGGTGACATTCCCGGTGTACGTTTCAAGGTAATTGCCGTAAACAACGTGTCCCTGGACCAGATGGTCATCGGAAGATTGGAAAAGCCCAGGAGATGATTTTTGTGTACAAAATATTCGGCAAATGGGATCCAACGGAAGTTGAAGTCAGAGACCCTGGAATTAAGCGCTACGTCAGCCTTGCTCCTGTAATCGTTCCCCATAGCAGTGGAAAGCATGCCAGGCAGCAGTTTAACAAATCAGAAATTTCCATTGTTGAACGCCTGGTAAACAACCTGATGAGGACCGAAGTTAACAGCGGAAAGAAGCAGGTGACCCTCCGTGCAGTCGAAGAAGCTCTGGACATTGTGAACAGGAAAACCCAGCAGAACCCAATCCAGGTTCTCGTGGAAGCCATTTCCAATGCCGGCCCCAGAGAAGAAGTAGTCAGGCTGAAGTACGGCGGGATCTCCGTTCCAAAAGCAGTTGATACTGCACCTCAGAGGCGTGTGGACACTGCTCTGCGCTACATCAGCATGGGAACAAATGCCGCAGCTTTCAAATCCAAGCGCTCTGTCGCAGAATGTCTTGCAACCGAGCTCATCGGCGCTGCAAACCGCGATACGAAATCCTTCTCTATCAACAGAAAGGATGCAAAGGAAAGAGTTGCAAAGGCAGCACGCTAACCAATTGTGCGGGTTGCCCGATTTAAAAAGTGATTTTATAACTAAACTATTATACTTGTTTAAAAAGGTATTAGCATGGGACGAAGGAAGAAAATGGTCGAGCGCGTAACGACGCTCATGAATGAACCAGAAAAAATCCGAAATATCGGTATCGTTGCGCACATTGACCACGGAAAAACCACATTATCGGACAACCTGTTAGCAGGTGCCGGCATGATTTCAAAGGAACTTGCCGGAAGACAGTTATTCATGGACTCCGATGAAGAGGAACAGGAAAGAGGTATTACAATCGATGCCTCTAACGTTTCCATGGTTCACACTTACAATAATGAAGACTACCTGATCAATCTGATTGACACTCCCGGGCACGTTGACTTTGGTGGAGACGTTACCCGTGCCATGAGGGCAGTGGATGGTGCAGTCGTGGTCGTGGACGCAGTAGAAGGCACAATGCCCCAGACTGAGACTGTGCTGAGGCAAGCCCTGAGAGAACACGTCAGACCCGTACTTTTCGTTAACAAGGTAGACAGGTTGATCAATGAGCTGCAGGTTGATTCTCAGGAAATGCAGGTTCGCCTTGGTAAAGTAATTGACCACGTGAACAAGCTCATCAAGAACATGAATCCGGAGAAGTTCAAGGCAGGCTGGAAAGTAGATGCAGCAGCCGGAACCGTAGCATTTGGCTCCGCCCTTTATAACTGGGCAATCAGTGTGCCTATGATGCAGAAGACCGGGATCTCATTTACAAATGTATATGATTATTGTAAGGCAGAGGACATGAAGGCACTGGCAGAAAAGTGCCCTCTGCATGCAACTGTCCTTGATATGGTCATCAGGTTCCTGCCAAATCCTCTTGAAGCCCAGAAGGGAAGGGTACCTACTATCTGGCACGGCGATGCTAACTCTGAAATTGGCAAATCCATGGCCAGTGCAAATGCAGATGGTGACCTTGCTTTCATGGTAACGGACATTTCCATAGACCCCCATGCAGGAGAGGTTGCAACCGGAAGGTTGTTCAGCGGGTCTTTTTCCCGCGGAATGGAAGTTTACATATCCGGTACTGCAAGAAAGAGCAGAGTCCAGCAGGTAGGTATTTTCATGGGTCCCGAAAGGCTCGAAGTGGAGAAAATCCCTGCAGGAAACATTGCTGCAGTTACGGGTTTAAAAGATGCAATCGTGGGGTCCACAGTTACAACTCTTGATGGTATGACACCTTTCGAAAGCATCAGGCACGTAAGCGAACCTGTGGTGACTGTGGCTGTGGAAGCCAAGCACACCAAAGATCTGCCCAAACTCGTTGAAGTCCTCAGGCAGGTAGCAAAGGAAGACCCGACTCTTCAGATAACTCTGGATGAGGAAACCGGGGAACACCTGATGGCAGGTATGGGAGAACTTCACCTGGAAGTCATCGCTCACAGGATCCAGAGAGATAAGAATGTGGAAATCACCACAAGTAAGCCTATTGTGGTCTACAGGGAAACCATCAAGAAAAAGATCGAACCTGTAGAAGGAAAGTCCCCTAACAGGCATAACAGGTTCTATATTTATGTGGAACCCCTTGACACTGCAATTGTCGAGATGATCAAGTCCGGCGATATCAGCATGAACCTACCTGAGCTTGAGCGCAGGCAGAAGCTCATCGAACTCGGCATGGGGAAAGAAGAAGCAAAAGGCATTGTTGGCATCCACAATTCCAACATCTTTATAGACATTACCAAGGGTATCCAGTATCTGAACGAGACAATGGAACTGATCCTCGATGGGTTCGAAGAAGTTATGCGTGCTGGTCCTCTCACAAGAGAGCCTGTGGCAAACATGAAATGCGTACTAGTAGATGCAAAACTTCACGAAGACGCCATCCACAGGGGTCCGGCTCAGGTCATCCCTGCAGCAAGACAGGCAATCCAAGCAGGGATGCTTATGGCAGAAGACTGCCTTCTCGAACCTTATCAGAAGGTCTTTGTCCAGGTACCTCAGCTCACAATGGGTGGTGCAACAAAAGAACTCCAGGGTCGTCGTGGAATTATTCTTAATATGACTACAGAAGGAGACCTGGCAATTATCGAGGCAAGGGTGCCTGTGGCCGAGATGTTCGGATTTGCAGGTGAAATCAGGTCAGCAACCGAAGGACGTGCTATGTGGAGTACTGAATTCGGAGGCTTTGATATTGTGCCAACCAGCATCCAGACTGAAGTAGTAGGTCAGATCAGAGAGAGAAAAGGCTTGAAGAGAGACCTTCCCAAAGCTTCTGACTACCTTTCAATGTAAGCGGAATATTTTCCGCTTCTCCTTATTTAAGCTACAAACTTTTTGAGGCAAAACTCTCTACGAATCTCAAAAGATAAAGGTCCAGAAATCTTGATGGATCTCAAAATCATTGACGAGTAAAGTCGATGGGAAAGGTTTAAAACAAGGTATGCCTATAATGGGGAAAACAGTCCAGGCCGCTGGAAATTCAAATTACGTTGACCCGATAAATGTTCAAAACGGGATATTATAAGTAATGGTTGAAAGAAGACTGGAGAAGGTCTGATCATTACGAGATCTGCCCTAATATTAATATACTATAATTTGATATAGCAATGAAGCTCATCCAGAATTTAAAGGAGAATTATAAATGGCAGCAGACAAACCGCACATGAATTTAGCAGTGATTGGTCACATTGACCACGGAAAGTCAACATTCGTAGGACGCTTAATGTTCGATGCAGGGGCTGTAGCTCCACACATCATTGATAAGTTTAGAGAAGAAGCAAAGCAGAAGGGTAAGGAATCTTTCGCCTTCGCCTGGGTTATGGACTCTCTTAAGGAAGAGCGTGAAAGAGGTATCACAATTGACATCGCTCATAAGAGATTCGACACAGACAAATTCTACTTCACAGTCGTGGACTGTCCTGGCCACCGTGACTTCGTAAAGAATATGATTACAGGTGCTTCCCAGGCTGACGCTGCAGTCCTCGTCGTTGCAGCCCCTGATGGGGTCATGGCTCAGACCAAGGAACACATCTTCCTTTCCAGGACCCTTGGTATCAACCAGCTTATCGTTGCAATCAACAAGATGGATGCAGTAGAATACAGCGAAGCCAGATACAAGGAAGTCGTTGAGCAGGTATCCGGCATTCTGAAAATGATCGGGTTCAAGCCAAGCGAAATCCCCTTCATACCGACCTCTGCATTCTACGGTGACAACATCATCAAACTCAGTGACAAGACTCCCTGGTACAAGGGGCCCGCCATCATGGAAGCCCTCAACAACCTCAAAGAGCCTGAAAAACCATCCACTCTCCCCCTCAGGATCCCTGTCGAAGATGCATACACCATCTCCGGTATCGGAACTGTCCCTGTAGGCAGAGTCGAAACCGGTGTCATGAAAAAGGGTGATAAGGTCGTCTTCATGCCCGGAGGAGTATCCGGTGAAGTTAAGTCCATTGAGATGCACCACGAAGAAATCCCACAGGCATTCCCCGGAGACAACATCGGATGGAACGTCCGTGGTATTGGCAAGAACGACGTCCGTAGAGGAGACGTCTGTGGTCCTGTTGAAAACCCGCCAAAGGTTGCTGACGAGTTTGTAGGACAGATTGTGGTCCTCCAGCACCCCTCCGCAATTACTGCCGGTTACACTCCGGTCTTCCACGCTCATACCTCCCAGACCGCATGCCAGCTTATTGCTCTTAACAGGAAGCTGGACCCGAAGACTGGTCAGGTAAAGGAAGAAAATCCGACCTTCCTTAAGGCAGGAGACGCAGCAATCGTTACCATCAAACCAACAAAGCCGATGGTTATCGAGCCCGTAAAAGAAATTCCACAGCTCGGCAGGTTCGCTATCCGCGACATGGGTATGACAATTGCCGCCGGTATGTGCATGAGTGTTAAGCAGAAATAACACTCTCCTTTTTTCATTTTTTAAGGAGAAAAAAGGTTATGCAAAAAGCTAGAATAAGATTGTCAGGCATCAGTCCCAAGGATCTGGACGGAGTCTGTAACCAGGTAAAGTCAATTGCAGAAAGGACAGGAGTAAGCATTTCAGGCCCTGTTCCGCTTCCAACAAAGAAGCTGGTCGTTCCCACAAGGAAGAGCCCGAGTGGTGATGGAACTGCAACCTGGGACCACTGGGAAATGCGCGTACATAAGCGTCTCATCGACATTGCAGCCGATGAAAGGGCACTTCGTCAGCTCATGAGAATCCAGGTCCCCAAAGATATAAACATCGAGATTGTGCTCGAAGGATAAATGCAAAAACCACCAGGTTACAGAAACCCTCTGTACCCGGTCTTGCAAATTCCTTTTCACTTCGCTATTCATGAATATTTACTTATCCACTTCTTGAGAAATTGCCGGCGGATATCTTCTGAAGGGACTTTCAGCCCGCCGGAATATTCTGCAAATCTTTTCGGTCTTTTCTTCCTTTTGCACTTTTAATTCAGACTTTTGGACTTCAGCTTCCACTTTAAACTTTATTTCTGATTTTATTTCAGACTTTTAGACTTCAATTTCTTCTGCTGAACCCTGATTATGTAGCTATTTGCGGGAACCGTCACTCTGAACTCAATGGTAAAAGCATCAGTTTTCCGGTACTCGTCTGAATTTTCCAGGTGAGGTCAAAGGCTGAATCGACAGAAATTTTCAGTTCCTCACCCAGGGGGTATGCTCTATACCGTCTTCACCACGGAACTGGAGTTCTTCTAGGAACTGGAGTTCTTCTAGGAACTGGAGTTCTTCTGCACCTCTATCCTGGATACCTTCTGAATGGAGTTCTTCTAGGAACTGGAGTTCTTCTGCACCTCTATCCTGGATACCTTCTGAAGCAGCATAACTTCACCTGATTCAGCTTCAAGAACGACTTCTCTTCCTTCATGACTGAGCAACCTGCCTGTGTACACCTTACTGTTTTTATGAAGAAGCGTAAAACCCCTGAGTCTTTAGCTCAGGGGATATACGCGTCAACTTCAACCCTGATTACGTATGTAATATTCTGTTGCCTCTTTACTCACATTTCCGATAATAACCGCAAAATAGCCATCACTCCATAACGTATTTTCACCCCAATAATATTTTGTCAGATAATCTTTTTGTTTTTTCCATATTCT
The Methanosarcina sp. WWM596 DNA segment above includes these coding regions:
- a CDS encoding elongation factor EF-2, producing the protein MGRRKKMVERVTTLMNEPEKIRNIGIVAHIDHGKTTLSDNLLAGAGMISKELAGRQLFMDSDEEEQERGITIDASNVSMVHTYNNEDYLINLIDTPGHVDFGGDVTRAMRAVDGAVVVVDAVEGTMPQTETVLRQALREHVRPVLFVNKVDRLINELQVDSQEMQVRLGKVIDHVNKLIKNMNPEKFKAGWKVDAAAGTVAFGSALYNWAISVPMMQKTGISFTNVYDYCKAEDMKALAEKCPLHATVLDMVIRFLPNPLEAQKGRVPTIWHGDANSEIGKSMASANADGDLAFMVTDISIDPHAGEVATGRLFSGSFSRGMEVYISGTARKSRVQQVGIFMGPERLEVEKIPAGNIAAVTGLKDAIVGSTVTTLDGMTPFESIRHVSEPVVTVAVEAKHTKDLPKLVEVLRQVAKEDPTLQITLDEETGEHLMAGMGELHLEVIAHRIQRDKNVEITTSKPIVVYRETIKKKIEPVEGKSPNRHNRFYIYVEPLDTAIVEMIKSGDISMNLPELERRQKLIELGMGKEEAKGIVGIHNSNIFIDITKGIQYLNETMELILDGFEEVMRAGPLTREPVANMKCVLVDAKLHEDAIHRGPAQVIPAARQAIQAGMLMAEDCLLEPYQKVFVQVPQLTMGGATKELQGRRGIILNMTTEGDLAIIEARVPVAEMFGFAGEIRSATEGRAMWSTEFGGFDIVPTSIQTEVVGQIRERKGLKRDLPKASDYLSM
- the tuf gene encoding translation elongation factor EF-1 subunit alpha, which gives rise to MAADKPHMNLAVIGHIDHGKSTFVGRLMFDAGAVAPHIIDKFREEAKQKGKESFAFAWVMDSLKEERERGITIDIAHKRFDTDKFYFTVVDCPGHRDFVKNMITGASQADAAVLVVAAPDGVMAQTKEHIFLSRTLGINQLIVAINKMDAVEYSEARYKEVVEQVSGILKMIGFKPSEIPFIPTSAFYGDNIIKLSDKTPWYKGPAIMEALNNLKEPEKPSTLPLRIPVEDAYTISGIGTVPVGRVETGVMKKGDKVVFMPGGVSGEVKSIEMHHEEIPQAFPGDNIGWNVRGIGKNDVRRGDVCGPVENPPKVADEFVGQIVVLQHPSAITAGYTPVFHAHTSQTACQLIALNRKLDPKTGQVKEENPTFLKAGDAAIVTIKPTKPMVIEPVKEIPQLGRFAIRDMGMTIAAGMCMSVKQK
- a CDS encoding NusA-like transcription termination signal-binding factor, producing MGEIRLTAESIQYIALFENMTRAKILDCIPEEERLVYVVKQGDMGLAIGKNGEHINRVKKALDKPIELVEYSEDPVTFIKNAFGPVSVSSVNFTTKNGKRLAYVEVPNKEKGLAIGRNGKNIEKVKMLARRHHTIEDVILQ
- the rpsJ gene encoding 30S ribosomal protein S10; this translates as MQKARIRLSGISPKDLDGVCNQVKSIAERTGVSISGPVPLPTKKLVVPTRKSPSGDGTATWDHWEMRVHKRLIDIAADERALRQLMRIQVPKDINIEIVLEG
- a CDS encoding 30S ribosomal protein S12, whose product is MAKGKFAANILKQTRKDARWKDNYYSRRVLGLNVKADPLGGAPQGRGIVLEKVGVEAKQPNSAIRKCVRIQLIKNGRQVTAFCPGDGAVNFIDEHDEVTVERIGGRMGGAMGDIPGVRFKVIAVNNVSLDQMVIGRLEKPRR
- a CDS encoding 30S ribosomal protein S7, producing MIFVYKIFGKWDPTEVEVRDPGIKRYVSLAPVIVPHSSGKHARQQFNKSEISIVERLVNNLMRTEVNSGKKQVTLRAVEEALDIVNRKTQQNPIQVLVEAISNAGPREEVVRLKYGGISVPKAVDTAPQRRVDTALRYISMGTNAAAFKSKRSVAECLATELIGAANRDTKSFSINRKDAKERVAKAAR